Proteins encoded in a region of the Pseudomonas shahriarae genome:
- a CDS encoding alpha/beta hydrolase yields the protein MTTPVEEVRLSLPHIELAAHLFGPEDGLPVIALHGWLDNANSFARLAPKLQGLRIVALDMAGHGHSAHRPAGAGYALWDYVFDVLQVAEQLGWKRFALLGHSLGAVVSTVLAGALPERVTHLALIDGVIPPTATGEDPAERLGMALQAQINLQDKRKPVYGTLDRAVEARMKGVVAVSREAAELLARRGLMPVPGGYTWRSDSRLTLASPIRLTEEQAMAFVRRVACPAQLVVAQEGMLAKHPELLAQVPFTVTTLAGGHHLHLNDESGAVLVADCFNRFFTAP from the coding sequence GAGCCTGCCGCACATTGAGCTGGCGGCCCATCTGTTCGGCCCGGAAGACGGCCTGCCGGTGATCGCCCTGCATGGCTGGCTGGACAACGCCAACAGCTTTGCGCGCCTGGCGCCCAAGCTGCAGGGTTTGCGCATTGTCGCCCTGGACATGGCCGGCCACGGCCACTCGGCCCACCGCCCGGCTGGGGCGGGGTACGCCTTGTGGGATTACGTGTTTGATGTGCTGCAAGTGGCCGAACAGCTGGGCTGGAAACGTTTTGCATTACTTGGCCACTCCCTGGGGGCAGTCGTTTCCACGGTGCTGGCCGGGGCCTTGCCGGAGCGCGTGACGCACTTGGCGTTGATCGACGGCGTGATCCCGCCGACCGCCACCGGCGAGGACCCCGCCGAGCGCCTGGGCATGGCCCTGCAGGCGCAAATCAACCTGCAGGACAAGCGCAAACCGGTGTACGGCACCCTCGACCGGGCGGTGGAAGCGCGAATGAAAGGCGTGGTGGCCGTCAGCCGTGAAGCCGCGGAACTCCTGGCCCGGCGCGGCTTGATGCCGGTGCCGGGCGGCTACACCTGGCGCAGTGACAGCCGCCTGACCCTGGCCTCGCCAATACGCCTGACGGAAGAACAGGCCATGGCCTTCGTGCGTCGAGTGGCGTGCCCTGCACAGTTGGTGGTCGCGCAAGAAGGCATGCTGGCCAAACATCCCGAGCTGCTTGCGCAGGTGCCGTTCACTGTCACCACCCTTGCAGGTGGCCATCATTTGCACCTGAATGACGAGTCGGGAGCGGTTCTTGTTGCAGACTGTTTCAATCGGTTCTTCACCGCGCCTTGA
- a CDS encoding DUF4892 domain-containing protein, translating to MSSAKGIIRVLGLCCISPLVFAADLPGSQDLPSVARQVDAQIVDYRPTEEKERIYPMGAIRKISGKLRYDGQATARGQVTAITYELPAEHSSSTAFKATREALQEQGAQLLFWCQARDCGESSLWANEVLGNAKLVGADGQQEFLLLRLAAPQDNSLVALYGITRGNRRAYLHVEQMDASAPLGQLLPTSATLLRELKSTGDLDFPLLGAEPDATWLTLISRGLNLDTTLRVSLSGPNAEAWRQGLIDKGVRAARLETATGETQGLHLQVIR from the coding sequence ATGAGTAGTGCCAAGGGAATTATCCGTGTGCTTGGGCTGTGCTGCATCAGCCCGTTGGTCTTCGCTGCTGATCTACCGGGAAGCCAGGATCTGCCCAGCGTGGCCCGTCAGGTGGATGCGCAGATTGTCGACTACCGTCCCACCGAAGAAAAAGAACGCATCTACCCCATGGGCGCGATCCGTAAGATCAGTGGCAAGTTGCGCTACGACGGTCAGGCCACGGCCCGTGGCCAAGTAACCGCCATCACCTATGAACTGCCTGCCGAGCACAGTTCCAGCACGGCCTTCAAAGCCACGCGCGAGGCGTTGCAAGAACAGGGCGCGCAGTTGTTGTTCTGGTGCCAGGCCCGTGATTGTGGCGAAAGCAGCCTCTGGGCCAATGAAGTGTTGGGCAATGCCAAGCTGGTCGGCGCCGATGGCCAGCAGGAATTCCTCTTGCTGCGCCTGGCCGCCCCTCAGGACAACTCTCTGGTGGCGCTGTACGGCATCACCCGCGGCAATCGCCGGGCTTACCTGCATGTTGAGCAAATGGACGCCAGCGCGCCATTGGGGCAATTGCTGCCGACCTCTGCCACACTGCTGCGCGAACTGAAAAGCACCGGCGACCTGGATTTCCCTTTGCTGGGGGCTGAGCCCGACGCAACATGGTTGACCCTGATTTCCCGTGGATTGAACCTCGACACCACCTTGCGGGTCAGTTTGAGCGGACCCAACGCTGAAGCCTGGCGCCAGGGCCTGATCGACAAGGGCGTGCGTGCGGCGCGCCTGGAAACCGCTACTGGCGAGACCCAGGGCCTGCATCTGCAAGTGATCCGCTGA
- a CDS encoding AI-2E family transporter → MLNNDRLLVQILLLVLFGASFWVMAPFWSALFWGAVLAFASWPLMRLLTRALGGRESLAAGILTLGWMLLVAVPLVWLGFNLADHVRDAVALIKDLQVDGLPEAPSWLGSIPFVGERLVAMWDSIDQQGAALMVTIKPYLGQVGNWLLARSAQIGGGILELTLSLVFVFFFYRDGPRLAMFVHRLLERLIGDRAGYYIDLVAGTVQRVVNGVIGTAAAQALLALIGFLIAGVPGALVLGIVTFLLSLIPMGPPLVWIPATAWLVWKGDYTYAVFLGVWGTFIISGVDNVLKPYLISRGGNLPLVIVLLGVFGGLIAFGFIGLFIGPTLLAVAYSLLTDWSATQAQVRREDKVS, encoded by the coding sequence ATGCTCAACAATGATCGCCTGCTGGTGCAGATCCTGCTCCTGGTGCTGTTTGGTGCCAGTTTCTGGGTGATGGCGCCGTTCTGGTCGGCGCTGTTCTGGGGCGCGGTGCTGGCGTTTGCCAGCTGGCCGCTGATGCGCCTGTTGACCCGCGCCCTGGGCGGCCGCGAGTCCCTGGCAGCGGGGATCCTGACCTTGGGCTGGATGTTGCTGGTGGCAGTGCCACTGGTGTGGTTGGGCTTCAACCTGGCCGACCATGTGCGCGATGCTGTGGCGCTGATCAAGGACCTCCAGGTCGACGGCCTGCCCGAAGCACCTAGCTGGCTGGGCTCGATCCCGTTTGTGGGAGAGCGGCTGGTGGCCATGTGGGACAGTATCGACCAGCAGGGCGCGGCTTTGATGGTCACGATCAAGCCCTACCTGGGGCAGGTCGGCAACTGGCTGCTGGCCCGCAGCGCGCAGATCGGCGGCGGCATCCTCGAACTGACCCTCAGCCTGGTGTTTGTATTCTTTTTCTACCGCGACGGGCCACGCCTGGCGATGTTCGTTCACCGGCTGCTGGAGCGTTTGATCGGTGATCGCGCCGGCTACTACATCGACCTGGTGGCCGGTACGGTGCAACGGGTGGTCAACGGCGTGATCGGCACCGCCGCCGCCCAGGCATTGCTGGCACTGATCGGCTTCCTGATTGCCGGCGTGCCCGGGGCACTGGTGCTGGGCATCGTCACCTTCCTGCTCAGCCTGATCCCCATGGGCCCGCCCCTGGTCTGGATCCCGGCCACGGCCTGGTTGGTATGGAAGGGCGATTACACCTACGCGGTGTTCCTCGGCGTCTGGGGCACATTCATCATCAGTGGCGTAGACAACGTGCTCAAGCCCTACCTGATCAGCCGCGGCGGTAACCTGCCACTGGTGATCGTGTTGCTGGGGGTATTTGGTGGCTTGATCGCGTTTGGCTTTATCGGCTTGTTTATCGGGCCGACCTTGTTGGCGGTGGCGTATAGCCTGTTGACGGATTGGAGCGCGACTCAGGCGCAGGTTCGTCGCGAGGACAAGGTGAGCTGA
- the pyrF gene encoding orotidine-5'-phosphate decarboxylase, whose translation MSVCQTPIIVALDYPTRDAALKLADQLDPKLCRVKVGKELFTSCAAEIVGTLRDKGFEVFLDLKFHDIPNTTAMAVKAAAEMGVWMVNVHCSGGLRMMAACREVLDQRSGPKPLLIGVTVLTSMEREDLAGIGLDIEPQEQVLRLAALAQKAGLDGLVCSALEAQALKTAHPTLQLVTPGIRPAGSAQDDQRRILTPRQALDAGSDYLVIGRPISQAADPAKALAAVVAEIA comes from the coding sequence ATGTCCGTCTGCCAGACTCCTATCATCGTCGCCCTGGATTACCCCACCCGTGACGCCGCACTGAAGCTGGCTGACCAGTTGGACCCCAAGCTCTGCCGGGTCAAGGTCGGCAAGGAGCTGTTCACCAGTTGTGCCGCAGAAATCGTCGGCACCCTGCGTGACAAGGGTTTTGAGGTGTTCCTCGACCTGAAATTCCACGATATCCCTAACACCACCGCGATGGCGGTCAAGGCCGCGGCCGAGATGGGCGTGTGGATGGTCAACGTCCACTGTTCCGGCGGCCTGCGCATGATGGCCGCGTGCCGTGAGGTGCTGGATCAGCGCAGCGGTCCCAAGCCGTTGCTGATCGGTGTGACCGTGCTGACCAGCATGGAGCGTGAGGACCTGGCCGGTATTGGCCTGGATATCGAGCCCCAGGAGCAAGTACTGCGTCTGGCGGCCCTGGCGCAGAAAGCCGGCCTCGATGGCCTGGTGTGTTCGGCGCTGGAGGCCCAGGCGTTGAAGACTGCCCATCCTACGCTGCAACTGGTGACCCCGGGGATTCGTCCGGCGGGCAGCGCCCAGGACGATCAGCGGCGGATTCTTACGCCGCGCCAGGCGCTGGATGCGGGTTCTGATTACTTGGTGATCGGTCGTCCGATCAGCCAGGCGGCCGATCCGGCCAAGGCCCTGGCGGCGGTGGTTGCCGAAATCGCCTGA